DNA sequence from the Novosphingobium sp. KACC 22771 genome:
GCGGTCAGGCGGCCCAGATAGGCCGTGCCGCCCAGCGCCCGCAATGCCTCGTCGCTCTCGAAATAGGGCTTGAGCGTGACCGGCGTGACCACGGCCTTGCGATCCAGCAATTGCAGGATCCGCTCAAAGATGCGGCCATGGACAGGTTCAAAGAAATGCGCGGGCGACAAGGGCTTGGCCAATTCCTCGACCACGCGGTTGTCGATCAGGATGGCGCCCAGAAAGGCGGCCTCCGCCTCGATATTGGCGGGCAGCGCCTGCGCGCGCGCGCCGGAATCATTGGCGGGCGAAAACGGCAGAGCCGGAGCGAGATGGGTTTCAGATTGTGCCATGGATGGGCCCTCATGCGCCCAGCGGCGGGGCGGCGCAATGGGGGAGCGGCGGAACGAGCCTGTGGATAATGGGGATTGGGCCGAAGCGTTGCCAGAGAGGCCTATCGCGACACAGATAATACCATAGTTCCTTGCACCCCCTTGCCTGCGCCCCTCGCATTTGCGAAATGAGGAGGTCTTATGCTGTCCAACCTGCCTCCCGTGGCGCCCTCTGCGCGCATTTCCAGCATCGAGCTGGACGAAACGACGATTCTGCGTCGCAACGACGATATCGAGCAGGAGCGGCGGGTGGCGGTGTTCGATCTGATCGAGGACAATGTTTTCAAGCCCTTGCGCATCTGGGATGCGGGCTATCATGGGCCCTATGCGGTACGCCTTGCGGTACATGACGGGCGCCTCTCGATGGAGATCAGCGACGGGCGCGAAGGCCATGAGGGCGAATTGCTCGAAACGATCATGCTGGGTCTGGGGCGCTTCCGCCGCTCGATTCGCGAATATTTCGCCATTTGCGAAAGCTATTATCAGGCCATCCGCAAAGCCTCGGCCAAGGAAATCGAAACGATCGACATGGCCCGGCGCGGGGTCCACAACCATGCCGCCGAACTTCTGCTCGAAAGGCTGGAGGGTAAGGTGGAAACCGACTTCCCCACCGCGCGCCGCTTGTTTACGCTGATTTGCGTACTGCATATCAAGGCCTGATGACGATTCGCGTTTCGTGCGGACGGGCCATCACAAAGAACGTTGAATAACATGGCAAAAACCAAAACCCGTCCGCGCGGCAAGGGCCGCAGCGGGCGCCCGTCGCTTCTCTGGCGTCTGCTGGCGGTGCTGGCGCTGCTGGGCATCGTGGGCGGGGTCTGGGCGTGGTGGAGCATGCGCCACTGGCAGCCTGATCGCACGACATTCCCGACGCAGGGCGCGCTGGTGGGCAGCGCTGACGGGCCGGTGGATTTCGTGGCATTGAAGGCGATCGGCGCCAATTTCGTTTATATCGAGGCTTCGGCCAGCGCCTTTGCACGCGATCCCGCCGTGGTGAAAAATCTGGATGCGGCGCGCGCTGCCGGTCTGCCATGGGGCGCGCTGCATAAATATGACCCGTGCCAGCCCGCCGACAAACAGGCCGCCAATTTCGTCACCATTGTCCCGCGTGATAAAAAGATGCTGCCCCCCGCGGTCGAGCTGGAGCAACTGGCCGATCATTGCCCGGTGCCGGTGTCGGACGCGGCCGTGGTCAGCGAGTTGATGACCTTCCTCAACCAGATCGAGACCCATACGGGCAAGCCGGCGGTGCTCAAACTGGGCCGCGAATTTGAAAAGACCTATCCCATCGCCGCCACGCTCGACCGCGCGCTGTGGCTCAGCGCGGATCGGGTGCAGCCCGATTACGGCGGGCGCCCATGGGCGCTGTGGACCGCCAATTCGGGCCTGCAAACCTCGGCGGCCGAGCAGCCCTTGCGCTGGGTCGTGGTGCAGAGGTAACAAGGCATATGAACCATGATCGTGATAATTTGATCGCTACGGCCCGCGCGGCTTCAGCCCGCGCCTATGCGCCCTATTCGGCCTTTCATGTCGGCGCGGCGCTTGGCTTTGCCGATGGCAGCGTGGTGACAGGCGCCAATGTCGAAAATGCCTCCTATGGCCTCGCGCTCTGTGCCGAAACGGTGGCGGTGTCGCGGGCGATGGCCGATGGCGTGCGCGGCGGGCTGGTGGCCGTGGCGGTGATCGGCGGCGCGCCCGGCGAGGATGGCGTGGCCCAGCCCGGACCGGGGCCGGTCACGCCCTGCGGGCGCTGCCGCCAGGTGCTCAATGAACTGGCGCAACTGGGCGGCACCGATCCGGTGGTGTGGAGCGCATCGGCCGATGGCGTGGCGGAAATGAAGCTGTCGGAATTGCTGCCGCTGGCCTTCGGCCCGGCCAATCTGCTCTAACCCTGCCGAAAGTCC
Encoded proteins:
- a CDS encoding UPF0262 family protein, with protein sequence MLSNLPPVAPSARISSIELDETTILRRNDDIEQERRVAVFDLIEDNVFKPLRIWDAGYHGPYAVRLAVHDGRLSMEISDGREGHEGELLETIMLGLGRFRRSIREYFAICESYYQAIRKASAKEIETIDMARRGVHNHAAELLLERLEGKVETDFPTARRLFTLICVLHIKA
- a CDS encoding glycoside hydrolase family 25 protein; amino-acid sequence: MAKTKTRPRGKGRSGRPSLLWRLLAVLALLGIVGGVWAWWSMRHWQPDRTTFPTQGALVGSADGPVDFVALKAIGANFVYIEASASAFARDPAVVKNLDAARAAGLPWGALHKYDPCQPADKQAANFVTIVPRDKKMLPPAVELEQLADHCPVPVSDAAVVSELMTFLNQIETHTGKPAVLKLGREFEKTYPIAATLDRALWLSADRVQPDYGGRPWALWTANSGLQTSAAEQPLRWVVVQR
- a CDS encoding cytidine deaminase, which produces MGRGAEVTRHMNHDRDNLIATARAASARAYAPYSAFHVGAALGFADGSVVTGANVENASYGLALCAETVAVSRAMADGVRGGLVAVAVIGGAPGEDGVAQPGPGPVTPCGRCRQVLNELAQLGGTDPVVWSASADGVAEMKLSELLPLAFGPANLL